A window of Carassius gibelio isolate Cgi1373 ecotype wild population from Czech Republic chromosome A3, carGib1.2-hapl.c, whole genome shotgun sequence genomic DNA:
gcggtgcctgatgccaaggcggtgcccgaggctgttccagagccagggccagtcaccgaggaccctccagagccagggccagtcaccgaggaccctccagagccagggctagtcaccaattaccctccagagccaagtcaagtcactgggtggtctgctgctccgttctgggggactccgacgttgACCAcgtggacgtggtggtcttccgctccgccctggagggctctgactttgaccacaaggctgtggtggtcttccgcttcgccctggagggctttgactttgaccacaaggctgtggtggtcttccgctccaccctggagggctctgactttgaccacaaggctgtggtggtcttccgctccgcccggGAGgcttttgactttgaccacaaggctgtggtggtcttcagctccgccctggtgggcgcctcaacagGTCCTTCAGGGATTTCTGTGGGTTGTTTTGGTTTTTTgttatctttctgtctgttcccctcagtttgtctggccctccgtccctccccctgtacctcctccggtcctcctccctcctggtctccctgttttatgttttcattgctggtgtttgtcccccatgtgttccttttccggccctccgtccctccccctgagcctccacctgtccgcctccctcctggtctctgtgttgtgttttgtcttggagcgtctgggagccgctccgtagagggggggtactgtcacagtgtctgggttgttgttccccggggttccactagatgtcctccttctcacggtgtctgtcccagagcacttcctgtttccttatatggtcaccttcctccttgttacgtaattgattgtttcccccacctgtctcctgtttccccattatccttctgtgtataaatacccagtctgtcttagtctgtgttacggagtccttgtttaaatgTTACCGTTATTCATTCCCGTcatccttgtcttgccttgcgttagtgtcttgtttatgtctgcTTTGATCTGCTGGTTTTCCGATCCAgttctggaggccgagacggtgcctgatgccgaggcggcgcccgatccagttctggaggccggggcggtgcccgaggctgttcccaatgcagttaccgaggtggtgcccgaggctgttccggaggtcgaggcggtgcccgacgctgttccagaggccgaggtggcacccgatgccgaggcggtgcccgaggctgttccggaggtcgaggtggtgcccgacgctgttccagaggccgaggcggcgcccgatccagttctggaggccgaggcggtgcctgatgtcGAGGCAGCGCccattgctgttccagaggccgaggcggtgcccgaggccgttcccgaggcaGTTACCaatgcggtgcccgaggctgttccggaggtcgaggcagtgcccgaggctgttccagaggccgaggcggcgcccgatccagttctggaggccgagacggtgcctgatgccgaggcggcgcccgatccagttctggaggccggggcggtgcccgaggctgttcccaatgcagttaccgaggcggtgcccgacgctgttccagaggccgaggtggtacCCGAGGTCGAGGCAGCGCccattgctgttccagaggccgagtcagttaccgaggtggtgcccgaggctgttccggaggtcgaggcggtgcccgacgctgtttcagaggccgaggtggcacccgatgccgaggcggtgcccgaggctgttccggaggtcgaggcggtgcccgacgctgttccagaggccgaggcggcgcccgatccagttctggaggccgaggcggtgcctgatgccaaggcggtgcccgaggctgttccagagccagggccagtcaccgaggaccctccagagccagggccagtcaccgaggaccctccagagccagggctagtcaccaattaccctccagagccaagtcaagtcactgggtggtctgctgctccgttctgggggactccgacgttgACCAcgtggacgtggtggtcttccgctccgccctggagggctctgactttgaccacaaggctgtggtggtcttccgcttcgccctggagggctttgactttgaccacaaggctgtggtggtcttccgctccaccctggagggctctgactttgaccacaaggctgtggtggtcttccgctccgcccggGAGgcttttgactttgaccacaaggctgtggtggtcttcagctccgccctggtgggcgcctcaacagGTCCTTCAGGGATTTCTGTGGGTTGTTTTGGTTTTTTgttatctttctgtctgttcccctcagtttgtctggccctccgtccctccccctgtacctcctccggtcctcctccctcctggtctccctgttttatgttttcattgctggtgtttgtcccccatgtgttccttttccggccctccgtccctccccctgagcctccacctgtccgcctccctcctggtctctgtgttgtgttttgtcttggagcgtctgggagccgctccgtagagggggggtactgtcacagtgtctgggttgttgttccccggggttccactagatgtcctccttctcacggtgtctgtcccagagcacttcctgtttccttatatggtcaccttcctccttgttacgtaattgattgtttcccccacctgtctcctgtttccccattatccttctgtgtataaatacccagtctgtcttagtctgtgttacggagtccttgtttaaatgTTACCGTTATTCATTCCCGTcatccttgtcttgccttgcgttagtgtcttgtttatgtctgctttgatctgctggttttgaccctgcctggactgtttactctatTGGATTACCCCTTTAATAAACGACGTACCTGCAAATTGGTTCCTTCTTCGTGTTTCCTAACACCTAACGTGACAGCTGCacagtgctgctgctgctgctgtcaaaaatatatttccacTGGATATGGCACTGAATTCAGTTGATGACAATTATGATGGCTGTACAAAGGAAATGGAGAATCTGGTGAAGACCAAATATCTAGAAAAAGAGATGCAATTTAATTTTGCAAAAGCTTGGAAACATGCTAAGAATCACAAGACACCCGGAGATAACTTGACAAATAATCATTTGATCGCTATTTATGTGTACACTAGTTCTAAGTTTAAGATATTTGAGGATTTCAATAATGCTGTatgtaatgaaaagaaaaagtacCAAAAGAAGAAATTCAAATGGCATTCACTTGTGAAGGTGCAAATTTGACAAAATATTCTAAGCATGACGAGGAGGAAGAGGTGCTGATTCCTCCATATGAGATGTTTAAAGTTACTGCTGTCAAGAAAAGAGGTCAGAAAGATCTCTGGTGTGAAACTGTGTTCACTTTGGAAAGCTCTGGAACAGTAAGTTACCTGAACCGTGCTCTATTCAAGAAACCAACCAAGACCataacaaattactaaaactgacaaTGAAAGTAGGCATACTGAACAAAGGgctttacatttatgaatttatagTGCACCAATTCCAACATTTATCTTGGTTTAGCTCAACAATTCTTtgtcctaaaaaaaaactttgtttgcaTATTTTCAACAATGAAATGAAGCTATTTTCAAGTGGCCCAATTCAGTGCCCTCAGTGTGATTTTATGTGTTTGTAATTTATTACTTCATTTAcacttaactcttttttttttctttttttttttcacatcactgACTATTTTTAGTGCTTGCTATTTAGCTGACTGCCAGCAACAGCACACTAACTGCTAAACATATTTGCTTCATTTGGAGTgttatgtttattcaatgaactctgaagtgatttttttttaaatatgaatgtaactTTTTCCATCTTAGTCATGGTTGAGTTCGAGAAGAGTTTTTGTGGTTTTCATTTTGCAGAAGAATGAAGCTGGTTTTGTTTTGGGGACGGCTCTATGAGCTCAGACCTGTGCAATGATGAGTCTCTTCAGAAGTGTTCATCtcatttcactcaaaaatgttgcTATCTAgcagataaatgtaaaatattcattTCAGTAGTAAAAAATGGAGAACTCCAATTAATTAAGTTATAAGatatttgtttgaaaaataaaaatgtttctggaAGTCATATAACAAACTATAACTTGTATAGAAAAGCTTTCCTCTATTTAATGAAGTTAAATTAATGGTTTTGAGTATATGCATGTGAAATATATCTAAGATTTTATACTTGAGCGTATTACTCATCTTAGACGGGAACAGAAAGGTTGTTCTTCTTGAAACCACACAGACCCTGACCACACAGACGTGTTGCATCAGCTTGATGCATCAGGATTACTTTAGCACTGTTTGATCTCACAGCATCTGTAATACATTTCTATTTGTGTAAATTTAGCTTGTGTTACCCCAAATCTGAAAAAATGAATCTGAACTAGAAGGATCAGTTGTAATTCTTCTCTCTCAATCATAAAGCAGAAATGGACACTAATGGCTAATAGTTAGAGTACACATCACTGTCAGCTAAATCAGCTCCTTGaccattcattttttatatgtatatatatatatatatatatatatatatatatatatatatatatatatatatatatatatgacaatattAGTTGTGTAAAGGAATTTTAGTGTCTATAAAAACATACTGATATGTGTCTTAACTGTTTTGTCGGTGAGCTTGTATGAAATATGACTTGGttaattcataaatgttcaatttgttatgtttatttcttttgaatGTACGGTTTAGGAGTTGGAGAAGAGATTGGACATCCTGctaacatacacatacatatgtacCATTATTGCACATTTTGAGGAGATCAGTTTGAATGTAATCGAGCATTCATGTTAGACAGACACTCAAAACTTTGTCCGGTGTGAAACCACACAAACACCAGATCTTCACAAGTGATAATGATCTTAACCATTTAGATGAGCTAGATGCATTACAATAACACTATTATTTCTcagcaaacacacatacacacacgcacacacacacacacacacacacacacacacacacacacacacacacacacagtcaggtaTATAAAACGGACACTTTCCTCCTCTCCTGGTTTGAAGAGTCGTTGTCGTCTGGCTGTGAGTGACTGACTTTTCTGATCTTCTCCTCTCACTGTTGCTCCTAAACTcctgaaaaatatcaaaaagaaaaacaaaatcttacaaCTAAAGAGAAGAGTATCCTCAGGTAAGTTTAGTGTTCACATAAAAGGTCAATGTACATATTCTCACTGATTTAGTGTTTGAGAAAAGGCTGTTGTTGTGTTTCTTGTCTTCCAGCATCTGATCTTCACTAGATCTACTAGAGAATCTGAGGGATTCGACTGAATCAAGATGCTGCTGATCATTGAAGCTCTTCTTCTCATTTTAGCTGCTCTAGGACAGGTAAGattgtgttttaatataaatattacagaCATGAATACTGATGATTGATCATTATGAATCCTGTTGCTGCAGGATCACAGAGTTGCTGCCGCAAGAGATATTTATACATTGGATATGGCACCAGATTCTGTTGATGACCAATATTTGTGCTGTAAAaagaaaatggcacatctggtGGAGACAGAATATCTAAAGAAGGAAATCAATAACTCACCTGAATATAAAATTGCTTGGAAAAAAGGGGAAGACTTTGTCAAGGACCAAATTAATAAACTAACAAAGAATAATTTAATTGCTCTTTATGTGTACAGTGATATTCAtgtatttaatctttttaatcCTGACACTCGTTCCGGTAAAACAAACTACACACAAATGATATTTAAATGGTATTCACTTCACTTTCTGTTAACAGAAGCGATACAGATtctaaagaaacaacaaaataaatgttattcaacTTTCCGTGGTACCAAAGCTAAATTTAATGAGTGTGTTCTGAACAAAGAGGTTCGTTTCGGATCATTTGCTTCATCATCTCTTGATCGTAAAATAGCACGGGGCTTTGGAAATGTGTCTTGTTTTGAAATCTACACTTGTGAAGGAGCTGATGTGGCAAAATACTCTAAGCTTCCTCGTGAGAAAGAGGTGCTGATTCCTCCATACGAGAAGTTTAAAGTCACTGCTGTTAAGAAAAAAGCTGATCAGCCTGATCTCTGGTGTGAAACTGTGTTCACTTTGGAAAGCTCTGGGACACAAAGTAACCTGAACTGTGCTCTATTCAAGAAACCGAACAAGACCAAAATGAAGAAATATGTTGTGCACTGAACAAAATGCTTTAATTCACATGACAAAATCATGTACATCAGTTCCATATATAAAGAATGTTTTTCTCTCAGTTAAGTTCAATAAGTCTTTATCAGAAAACAATTTGTTTACAGAATTTCAACAAAAAAggaataaagttatattttaagtGACTCAATTGAGTGATTTTatgtctaaaaatgtatttatttatgcttaCACATTTTTGCTGAAAAATATTAGTGCTTTTTATCTAGATAACTGCCAGCAATATCATAATACAGCTTGcagcaaaaataatatatatatatatatatagtcacgggggagcacaagacagacacagtgggcgtggcgtcaggcctcggagaggcttttattaacagaaatcataaaataacagggaataaaagtggccaaagggggaaagtgtccaaaataacagggaatctggtgtcctcgtcgtgctgcagggtttgtgtaggtcgggcagtgttcatcgaggaagggtccaggcaaggggcggagtccggtggccgcacgcgctcccctccttggtccggggcgtgaggggcggcggcttctcctagcggccgcgtctctgtcgttggccgcggcgctggtaggggatggacggcccggcatcctggcccgtcggccgtgtatatgggtgcggttcccatccggatcgcgggtccggcagctcacgtctgagtgtcgcgggagtccctcaacgcacccttcctggacccacgaggacaccagtgtgcatgcacggggaagagaccggtctcctgaggagaggcacgttgggcttttaaacagtggcggtgatgaggctccacttccttcaggtgtgccccatcacacgccgccagccctgactcgtccagcgcccctcctctcacacacccactccagtcgggagcctggtgaagggcggcgatttaggacggggtgccggtgacaatcagggaggaggcagctgactcgtcacattccccctcccaagtgACATCACTGTCAttagggcgccgcccacacgggagtgctaccatcctcaaccaggctccaaacggtcggagtgggcggggattcctctacgggcggtcctccctctcgcagcgcaccggaacagggacagagaaaccgggttttagtgacagtctcaaccaaccacagggtaaaatgacaatggaaaagtcacttaccctttgtatggctgggaggctgtccccagttatcctccgtcccagtctgggttctcacgaacgtttgcaagcgagagggagtgacgtcaccagatgtttcccaactgcgctgtctaggcttcgccttgcccgcattctccaccagtgtcacgggaggagcacaagacagacacagtgggcatgGCGTCAGGCCtctgagaggcttttattaacagaaatcataaaataacagggaataaaagtggccaaagggggaaagtgtccaaaataacagggaatctggtgtcctcgtcgtgctgcggggtttgtgtaggtcgggcagtgttcatcgaggaagggtccaggcaaggggcggagtccggcggccgcacgcgctcccctccttggtccggggcgtgaggggcggcggcttctcctagcggccgcgtctctgtcgttggccgcggcgctggtaggggatggacggcccggcatcctggcccgtcggccgtgtatatgggtgcggttcccatccggatcgcgggtccggcagctcacgtcttggtggcgcgggagtccctcaacgcacccttcctggacccacgaggacaccagtgtgcatgcacggggaagagaccggtctcctgaggagaggcacgttgggcttttaaacagcggtggGGAtaaggctccattcacatcaggtgtgccccatcacacgccgccagccctgactcgtccagcgcccctcctctcacacacccactccagtcgggagcctggtgaagggcggcgatttaggacggggtgccggtgacaatcagggaggaggcagctgactcgtcacaatatatatatatatatatatatatatgtacaagtgctggtcatataattagaatatcatcaaaaagttgatttatttcactaattccattcaaaaagtgaaacttgtatattatattcattcattacacacagactgatatatttgaaatgtttatttctttaatttagaTGATTATAACTAAGGAACTAAGGAGAgttccaaattcagtatctctgaAAATTAGAATATATCTTAAgatcaatacaaagaaaggagttttagaaatattggccaactgaaaagtatgaacatgaacagtatgagcatgtacagcactcaatacttagttggggctccttttgtctgaatgactgcagcaatgcagcgtggcatggagtcgatcagtctgtggcactgctcaggtgttatgagagctcaGGTGTTAtatgatagtggccttcagctcttctgcattcttgagtctggcatatcacatcttcctcttcacaatacctcatagattttctatggggttaaggtcaggcgagtttgcaagccaattaagaacagggataccatggtccttacaccaggtactggtagctttggcactgtgtgcaggtgccaagtcctgttggaaaattaaatcagcatctccataaagttggtcagcaccaggaagcatgaagtgttctaaaacttcctggtatacggctgtgttgaccttgaacctcagaaaacacagcgGACCAACACTAGCACATGGCAcctcaaaccatcactgactgtggaaactttacactggacctcaagcagcagcagcagtccagtcctttttgtctttagacgcttctgacgctatCTGTTGTTCAAGactggcttgacacaaggaatgcgaagctgaaacccatgtcttgcatacgtctgtgtgtagtggttcttgaagcactgactccagctgcagtccactctttgtgaatctcaaagggaatgggttttgtttcccaatcctctccagggtgcggttatccctattgcttgtacactttttttctaccacatcttttccttcccttcgcctctctattaatgtgtttggacacagagctctgtgaacagcaagcctcttttgcaatgaccttttgtgtcttgccctccttgtgcaaggtgtcaatggtcgtcttttggacaattgtcaagtcagcagtcttccccatgatcaTGTAGCCtccagaactagactgagagaccatttaaaggcctttgcaggtgttttgagttaattagctgattagagtgtggcaccaggtgtcttcaatattgaaccttttcacaatattctaattttctgagatactgaatttgggattttcctcagTTGTCAGTTatcatcatcaaaattaaaataaataaacatttgaaatatatcagtctgtgtgtaatgaatgaatataatatacaagtttcactttttgaatggaattaatgaaataaatcaactttttgatgatattctaattatatgaccagcacctgcatatgtaaattatatatatatatatagagagagagagagagagagagagagagatacatttatatacatttaagtgTATTGAACTTCTCAATCTCAATTTAACTCGATTTTA
This region includes:
- the LOC127955895 gene encoding NAD(P)(+)--arginine ADP-ribosyltransferase 1-like yields the protein MLLIIEALLLILAALGQDHRVAAARDIYTLDMAPDSVDDQYLCCKKKMAHLVETEYLKKEINNSPEYKIAWKKGEDFVKDQINKLTKNNLIALYVYSDIHVFNLFNPDTRSGKTNYTQMIFKWYSLHFLLTEAIQILKKQQNKCYSTFRGTKAKFNECVLNKEVRFGSFASSSLDRKIARGFGNVSCFEIYTCEGADVAKYSKLPREKEVLIPPYEKFKVTAVKKKADQPDLWCETVFTLESSGTQSNLNCALFKKPNKTKMKKYVVH